In Oncorhynchus mykiss isolate Arlee chromosome 19, USDA_OmykA_1.1, whole genome shotgun sequence, the sequence CTCTGGGAATTGAAGGCTGATGATGTTGAACGTCTGATTCATCATCACATCTCTCACGGCTGGATGGATGTCAGGAATCTGTTGAAACACATGACCAGAGTTCCTCAACACTGCACAACTCATCACGGCATTCCATCGAGCTTTGCCGGTAATACATGAAAGTAGAAGATTGATATGTTGCTCGTTGCTCATTTGTTGTCTTTCACTATCCACAAAGGGAGACACAGGAAGACATGGGGATTGCTATTTGTCAAGATGAAATCATGCAGTTTGTTTATCTCAAAAGTGCATTACCTCTTCCTTTGCGGTCAGTTGCGTCAGAAACTCGTCAACATTTTTGAAAGCGTCACCTTCCTCCAGCCGCGTAAACACAAGTTTAATGTCATCTGTGTCATTCAATGCCCCAGAGGTCAATGTCAATTGTGCCACTTGGGTTGGGGTAAGCAGCGACAGTGATTCCTTCTACAAATAGAAAAAGCAAAGAAAGGTGGCACATGTCAGTGAGTGGCGCGGTAATGTTATTGAGGGGATAACCATCCAGACAAACCTAGCCACTTACGCTGGAGAAGTCGGGATTAAGGACTTGTAACTCCTGCAGTTCTGCAAAAACAGAAAAGATGCCAAAGTTCCTCTGGAGCCAGTCCATGCTTCCACTGGTGTTTGAGACACAGCCGGGATCTGAAACAAAAGCAGAGTTAAACAAATGGACTTTAAGTTCCCCTAAGCAGATGAGTTCAATGGATTGGCCAAGAGAAGTGTGTATGTTTTTGCGCTTTCCAGAACCATTTATTACCCGATGAGTCATTTCTTGAAAGGAATGGATAGATGTAATGAGTGAAGATCACTCGTTGTTGCTCTCTGTCCATGGAGGCTGATTGGTTGCTTAGAGCCTCAATGCTGAAAGAGAACAGAGCCCATGTTACCTATGTTATCTTGACTTCTTATTCAATTGTAGGCATATCACCAGTTGTATTGACAATGGCATTGGGTATCATGGCTTTACATACACAATTTGGTAGGTCTGACAACTGAAGTTCTTTGagctgagacaggagaggaaatTCCTAGATGGAGATGCCAAGAATGGACGGAGCATCTTCTGGAACAACTTGTTAACGAAGCTGGCGTTGTTCAGCTGTGCATTCATGAAGTTGTTGAGTTTGACATCTCCAATGGCATCAAGGACATTTGGCATAGCTGGACTGCTGGTGTTGGGGTTCTGGAAAGGTATAAACAGATGTGTATTGACAAAATCCACACATATTGCCAACATTTTGTTGTAATTCTGGGATTCAACATACCATGCTGGAGTAATCCAGAAGAGCCTGGTCCAGAATTGCAGCATTGTTTTGGAAGAACAGCTTCCACATTTCTGTTGAGTAAGTCTTTTTGCTGGACAATTGGCATTTCAGGATCGTCACCAAGTTGTCCGCTGACAGAATGGTTgtcttaaagaaaataatgcaGGGATGTGAACGAAATTAGACAACTGTGACATCAACATGAGTAACATCAATAAAGAAGATGAGGACGAGAGAAATGTATCTGTTGCTACTGACAACATTTAGTGGTGAATTGAAAAAGCTTACTGAGGAACAGGCATATTCAGAGATGTTGAAATTGCAAAGGGATTCATTGGAATTCCCAATCGACATTTGTTGCTTCAGTTGTGTGCTGTAGGAAACGGTAATGAAAAATACATTATTAGTTTACAAATGATACCCTGTGTGTCTCAATGTCTTACAACCTGCACTGTGCAAGACAGCACTGAACCCACCTGTTAAATCCAGCACAAAGTTGTTTCTCTGCAAAAGAGAACATAAAAACAATAGTTATTCAGACACAAATCATAAATTGCCAATCTGATTCAAGAAAATGTCAATTGCACAGCTAGCATCAACTTACCATTGACCAATGTTTCTTTGCACTATATGGGGGGGGAAATAATATTGTTACCAGTGTGAAattaaatgagaaaacaaaagagatgCTTTGGCTTTCTGAACAATGCCACAATGCAGATACCAGATGCATGACCTTTCCCATATCGTAAACAAAAGGTCTATTTAAAATAAGCTCCCACTCAGAGAGTACTTACCACAATTAAAGCTGGAGGCCTTGAGCAACCTTTGAGGGGGATAATTTAAATAAGGTCAGTCAATCAACGGGAAGATTTCGGAGCATATGAGTTAGCAAAATAACACAATGCCTTTTtggagattttttaaatgttctataAATGCTGGGTTCAGATGATACAGTGTCTGTTGTTGAAAAATAGCAGTTTATAACATACGTTGGAATGTCTTCATCAGTGCATCCAAGCTTGCCTTTACACCCTGTGAGAGGTGAGGCGGAAGAGATTCCAAACTTTGGTCGAGACCCGTAAATCTGAGAGAAAAAGGAAAGAGACATTAGTACAGTCTTTTGTCAATCTGTACTTTACGAGGCAGTCCCTTGTACGTTTGTTTGGGGTAAAGTAGTCTCTTACATGGCATTGTAGGATTCACAGGTGATGTTTAGGGGGATATCAACCAATCTGCCAGGATGGAAGCTGGCCAGCAGAACAACCAGATTGACTTGGAACCACAGCTGGAAGTCTTTTGGCTCAAAAACGTCGAATTTGGGAGCAAGAGCCATCAAGGTCAGGTCTAGCATTGTGTCTCTTACGGCTGTGTTTGTGATGATAGTGATGTTTTCCTGGAAAATAAATGGTTCATGGTTTAGGAGGACATCCATTCATCCTGATTGTTTTGTCAGATGACTTTGTCGAGAGCCAGGTCTCACTGTACAAGGTCCATTCCAGCCAGAGAGTGATGTACTGACCTGCTTGGTGACTTCAACAAAAGTCACAAAGAACTCATTGAGCTGCTCTTCCCTTGGAGATTCCAGCAAGCTGATGAAAACGTTCTTCACAAGAGTCTCATTCTCCAGAGCGCCAGTGCTTGGGTCCAGTATCAATTCAGCTTTCTGGTTTGGTGAGAGGGAGTCTAGAACTGCCACCTGGGGAGAAGAAGACAACAGAATACAATGCATTAGCCCTCTAAATAGCCATAATTCCACACATGAGCAGTGTCAAACTAGTCAATTCTGGTCATGCAAAGAACACTGGCAAACAATTGTTTTACCCCTGAGATGTTGAAGTCTTTGAGATCCGAATAGGTTGTGTACTCGGAGTATGAACCCAGGTTGATTGCAAGCCAGTCATTGTCATCAGTGGATGTCCTGCCTGCAAGCTAAAAGACATGTATGGccgttttggttattgaaaagtgGAGTACATTGATGTTATATTCAATAGAGAAGGAAGCAACATGCCAACTGTTCACTCCTTTCAAAAAAAGCACTGCTTCATTCAGCATAGGCGATGAAGAATCAAACAGAAAGCCAATGAGCACAACAACCTGCTTGGTGAGTCCTACCTGGTCCATTGATGAGGTGCACAGATTTCCTCAGGTATTTCAGCAGGACTCTTGCGATTCCTTCTCTTCTATCCTGAGTCATTTCAGGGAAAGCTCTGTCCATTCCATTTACACTGTAAATGGGAAAAGATACACTCATGACGCTTCCACCCCACATTTGCAATAGATTTTAGTCATCGAATCCATGGCTAATTTTAGCAGGAAGTTGGCCCCTACTCACATGACTTGGTAGTTGGTGCAGTTGACGTTTGAGGTAGCAATGGTGAGCATGACTTCATTCAAACTGGGGAGGATGGGAATCAGCTTTACTTCGAACCATGCAATCCAGTCCAGCGTTTCGAACTCTGGGAATTGAAGGCTGATGATGTTGAACGTCTGATTCATCATCACATATCTCACGGCTGGATGGATGTCAGGAATCTGTTGAAACACATGACCAGAGTTCCTCAACACTGCACAACTCATCACGGCATTCCATCGAGCTTTGCCGGTAATACATGAAAGTAGAAGATTGATATGTTGCTCGTTGCTCATTTGTTGTCTTTCACTATCCACAAAGGGAGACACAGGAAGACATGGGGATTGCTATTTGTCAAGATGAAATCATGCAGTTTGTTTATCTCAAAAGTGCATTACCTCTTCCTTTGCGGTCAGTTGCGTCAGAAACTCGTCAACATTTTTGAAAGCGTCACCTTCCTCCAGCCGCGTAAACACAAGTTTAATGTCATCTGTGTCATTCAATGCCCCAGAGGTCAATGTCAATTGTGCCACTTGGGTTGGGGTAAGCAGCGACAGTGATTCCTTCTACAAATAGAAAAAGAAAGGTGGCACATGTCAGTGAGTGGCACGGTAATGTTATTGAGGGGATAACCATCCAGACAAACACCTAGGCCACTTACGCTGGAGAAGTCGGGATTAAGGACTTGTAACTCCTGCAGTTCTGCAAAAACAGAAAAGATGCCAAAGTTCCTCTGGAGCCAGTCCGTGCTTCCACTGGTGTTTGAGACACAGCCGGGATCTGAAACAAAAGCAGAGTTAAACAAATGGACTTTAAGTTCCCCTAAGCAGATGAGTTCAATGGATTGGCCCAGAGAAGTGTGTATGTTTTTGTGCTTTCCAGAACCATTTATTACCTGATGAGTCATTTCTTGAAAGGAATGGATAGATGTAATGAGTGAAGATCACTCGTTGTTGCTCTCTGTCCATGGAGGCTGATTGGTTGCTTAGAGCCTCAATGCTGAAAGAGAACAGAGCCCATGTTACCTATGTTATCTTGACTTCTTATTCAATTGTAGGCATATCACCAGTTGTATTGACGATGGCATTGGGTATCATGGCTTTACATACACAATTTGGTAGGTCTGACAACTGAAGTTCTTTGagctgagacaggagaggaaatTCCTAGATGGAGATGCCAAGAATGGACGGAGCATCTTCTGGAACAACTTGTCAACGAAACTGGCGTTGTTCAGCTGTGCATTCATGAAGTTGTTGAGTTTGACATCTCCAATGGCATCAAGGACATTTGGCATAGCTGGACTGCTGGTGTTGGGGTTCTGGAAAGGTATAAACAGATGTGTATTGACAAAATCCACACATATTGCCAACATTTTGTTGTAATTCTGGGATTCAACATACCATGCTGGAGTAATCCAGAAGAGCCTGGTCCAGAATAGCAGCATTGTTTTGGAAGAACAGCTTCCACATTTCTGTTGAGTAAGTCTTTTTGCTGGACAATTGGCATTTCAGGATCGTCACCAAGTTGTCCGCTGACAGAAGGGTTGTCTTAAAGAAAAGAATGCAGGGACGTGAACCAAATTAGACAACTGTGACATCAACATGAGTAACATCAATAAAGAAGATGAGGACGAGATAAATGTATCTGTTGCTACTGACAACATTTAGTGGTGAATTGAAAAAGCTTACTGAGGAACAGGCATATTCAGAGATGTTGAAATTGCAAAGGGATTCATTGGAATTCCCAATCGACATTTGTTGCTTCAGTTGTGTGCTGTAGGAAACGGTAATGAAAAATACATTATTCGTTTACAAATGATACCTTGTGTGTCTCAATGTCTTACAACCTGCACTGTGCAAGACAGCACTGAACCCACCTGTTAAATCCAGCACAAAGTTGTTTCTCTGCAAAAGAGAACATCAAAACAATAGTTCTTCAGACACAAATCATAAATTGCCAATCTGATTCAAGAAAATGTCAATTGCACAGCTCGCATCAACTTACCATTGACCAATGTTTCTTTGCACTATATGGGGGGGGAAATAATATTGTTACCAGTGTGAAattaaatgagaaaacaaaagagatgCTTTGGCTTTCTGAACAATGCCACAATGCAGATACCAGATGCATGACCTTTCCCATATCGTAAACAAAAGGTCTATTTGAAATAAGCTCCCACTCAGAGAGTACTTACCACAATTAAAGCTGGAGGCCTTGAGCAACCTTTGAGGGGGATCATTTAAATAAGGTCAATCAATCAACAGGAAGATTTGGGAGCATATGAGTTAGCAAAATAACAGAATGCCTTTTTGGAGATGTTTTAAATGTTCTATAAATGCTGGGTTCAGAAGATACAGTGTCTGTTGTTGAAAAATAGCAGTTTATCACATACGTTGGAATGTCTTCATCAGTGCATCCAAGCTTGCCTTTACACCCTGTGAGAGGTGAGGCGGAAGAGATTCCAAACTTTGGTCGAGACCCGTAAATCTGAGAGAAAAAGGAAAGAGACATTAGTACAGTCTTTTGTCAATCTGTACTTTACGAGGCAGTCCCTTGTACGTTTGTTTGGGGTAAAGTAGTCTCTTACATGGCATTGTAGGATTCACAGGTGATGTTTAGGGGGATATCAACCAATCTGCCAGGATGGAAGCTGGCCAGCAGAACAACCAGATTGACTTGGAACCACAGCTGGAAGTCTTTTGGCTCAAAAACGTCAAATTTGGGAGCAAGAGCCATCAAGGTCAGGTCTAGCATTGTGTCTCTTACGGCTGTGTTTGTGATGATAGTGATGTTTTCCTGGAAAATAAATGGTTCATGGTTTAGGAGGACATCCATTCATCCTGATTGTTTTGTCAGATGACTTTGTCGAGAGCCAGGTCTCACTGTACAAGGTCCATTCCAGCCAGAGAGTGATGTACTGACCTTCTTGGTGACTTCAACAAAAGTCACAAAGAACTCATTGAGCTGCTCTTCCCTTGGAGATTCCAGCAAGCTGATGAAAACGTTCTTCACAAGAGTCTCATTCTCCAGAGCGCCAGTGCTTGGGTCCAGTATCAATTCAGCTTTCTGGTTTGGTGAGAGGGAGTCTAGAACTGCCACCTGGGGAGAAGAAGACAACAGAATACAATGCATTAGCCCTCTAAATAGCCATAATTCCACACATGAGCAGTGTCAAACTAGTCAATTCTGGTCATGCAAAGAACACTGGCAAACAATTGTTTTACCCCTGAGATGTTGAAGTCTTTGAGATCCGAATAGGTTGTGTACTCGGAGTATGAACCCAGGTTGATTGCAAGCCAGTCATTGTCATCGTGGATGTCCTGCCTGCAAGCTAAAAGACATGTGTGGccgttttggttattgaaaagtgGAGTACATTGATGTTATATTCAATAGAGAAGGAAGCAACATGCCAACTGTTCACTCCTTTCAAAAAAAGCACGCTTCATTCAGCATAGGCGATGAAGAATCAAACAGAAAGCCAATGAGCACAACAACCTGCTTGGTGAGTCCTACCTGGTCCATTGATGAGGTGCACAGATTTCCTCAGGTATTTCAGCAGGACTCTTGCGATTCCTTCTCTTCTATCCTGAGTCATTTCAGGGAAAGCTCTGTCCATTCCATTTACACTGTAAATGGGAAAAGATACACTCATGACGCTTCCACCCCACATTTGCAATAGATTTTAGTCATCGAATCCATGGCTAATTTTAGCAGGAAGTTGGCCCCTACTCACATGACTTGGTAGTTGGTGCAGTTGACGTTTGAGGTAGCAATGGTGAGCATGACTTCATTCAAACTGGGGAGGATGGGAATCAGCTTTACTTCGAACCATGCAATCCAGTCCAGCGTTTCGAACTCTGGGAATTGAAGGCTGATGATGTTGAACGTCTGATTCATCATCACATCTCTCACGGCTGGATGGATGTCAGGAATCTGTTGAAACACATGACCAGAGTTCCTCAACACTGCACAACTCATCACGGCATTCCATCGAGCTTTGCCGGTAATAAATGAAAGTAGAAGATTGATAGGTTGCTCGTTGCTCATTTGTTGTCTTTCACTTCCCACAAAGGGAGACACAGGAAGACATGGGGATTGCTATTTGTCAAGATGAAATCATGCAGTTTGTTTATCTCAAAAGTGCATTACCTCTTCCTTTGCGGTCAGTTGCGTCAGAAACTCGTCAACATTTTTGAAAGCGTCACCTTCCTCCAGCCGCGTAAACACAAGTTTAATGTCATCTGTGTCATTCAATGCCCCAGAGGTCAATGTCAATTGTGCCACTTGGGTTGGGGTAAGCAGCGACAGTGATTCCTTCTACAAATAGAAAAAGCAAAAGAAAGGTGGCACATGTCAGTGAGTGGCGCGGTAATGTTATTGAGGGGATAACCATCCAGACAAACACCTAGGCCACTTACGCTGGAGAAGTCGGGATTAAGGACTTGTAACTCCTGCAGTTCTGCAAAAACAGAAAAGATGCCAAAGTTCCTCTGGAGCCAGTCCATGCTTCCACTGGTGTTTGAGACACAGCCGGGATCTGAAACAAAAGCAGAGTTAAACAAATGGACTTTAAGTTCCCCTAAGCAGATGAGTTCAATGGATTGGCCCAGAGAAGTGTGTATGTTTTTGTGCTTTCCAGAACCATTTATTACCTGATGAGTCATTTCTTGAAAGGAATGGATAGATGTAATGAGTGAAGATCACTCGTTGTTGCTCTCTGTCCATGGAGGCTGATTGGTTGCTTAGAGTCTCAATGCTGAAAGAGAACAGAGCCCATGTTACCTATGTTATCTTGACTTCTTATTCAATTGTAGGCATATCACCAGTTGTATTGACAATGGCATTGGGTATCATGGCTTTACATACACAATTTGGTAGGTCTGACAACTGAAGTTCTTTGagctgagacaggagaggaaatTCCTAGATGGAGATGCCAAGAATGGACGGAGCATCTTCTGGAACAACTTGTCAACGAAGCTGGCGTTGTTCAGCTGTGCATTCATGAAGTTGTTGAGTTTGACATCTCCAATGGCATCAAGGACATTTGGCATAGCTGGACTGCTGGTGTTGGGGTTCTGGAAAGGTATAAACAGATGTGTATTGACAAAATCCACACATATTGCCAACATTTTGTTGTAATTCTGGGATTCAACATACCATGCTGGAGTAATCCAGAAGAGCCTGGTCCAGAATTGCAGCATTGTTTTGGAAGAACAGCTTCCACATTTCTGTTGAGTGAGTATTTTTGCTGGACAATTGGCATTTCAGGATCGTCACCAAGTTGTCCGCTGACAGAATGGTTgtcttaaagaaaataatgcaGGGATGTGAACGAAATTAGACAACTGTGACATCAACATGAGTAACATCAATAAAGAAGATGAGGACGAGAGAAATGTATCTGTTGCTACTGACAACATTTAGTGGTGAATTGAAAAAGCTTACAGAGGAACAGGCATATTCAGAGATGTTGAAATTGCAAAGGGATTCATTGGAATTCCCAATCGACATTTGTTGCTTCAGTTGTGTGCTGTAGGAAACGGTAATGAAAAATACATTATTAGTTTACAAATGATACCCTGTGTGTCTCAATGTCTTACAACCTGCACTGTGCAAGACAGCACTGAACCCACCTGTTAAATCCAGCACAAAGTTGTTTCTCTGCAAAAGAGAACATAAAAACAATAGTTCTTCAGACACAAATCATAAATTGCCAATCTGATTCAAGAAAATGTCAATTGCACAGCTAGCATCAACTTACCATTGACCAATGTTTCTTTGCACTATATGGGGGGGAAATAATATTGTTACCAGTGTGAAattaaatgagaaaacaaaagagatgCTTTGGCTTTCTGAACAATGCTCCAATGCAGATACCAGATGCATGACCTTTCCCATATCGTAAACAAAAGGTCTATTTGAAATAAGCTCCCACTCAGAGAGTACTTACCACAATTAAAGCTGGAGGCCTTGAGCAACCTTTGAGGGGGATAATTTAAATAAGGTCAGTCAATCAACGGGAAGATTTGGGAGCATATGAGTTAGCAAAATAACACAATGCCTTTTTGGAGATGTTTTAAATGTTCTATAAATACTGGGCTCAGATGATACAGTGTCTGTTGTTGAAAAATAGCAGTTTATAACATACGTTGGAATGTCTTCATCAGTGCATCCAAGCTTGCCTTTACACCCTGTGAGAGGTGAGGTGGAAGAGATTCCAAACTTTGGTCGAGACCCGTAAATCTGAGAGAAAAAGGAAAGAGAGACATTAGTGCAGTCTTTTGTCAATCTGTACTTTACGAGGCAGTCCCTTGTACGTTTGTTTGGGGTAAAGTAGTCTCTTACATGGCATTGTAGGATTCACAGGTGATGTTTAGGGGGATATCAACCAATCTGCCAGGATGGAAGCTGGCCAGCAGAACAACCAGATTGACTTGGAACCACAGCTGGAAGTCTTTTGGCTCAAAAACGTCGAATTTGGGAGCAAGAGCCATCAAGGTCAGGTCTAGCATTGTGTCTCTTACAGCTGTGTTTGTGATGATAGTGATGTTTTCCTGGAAAATAAATGGTTCATGGTTTAGGAGGACATCCATTCATCCTGATTGTTTTGTCAGATGACTTTGTCGAGAGCCAGGTCTCACTATACAAGGTCCATTCCAGCCAGAGAGTGATGTACTGACCTGCTTGGTGACTTCAACAAAAGTCACAAAGAACTCATTGAGCTGCTCTTCCCTTGGAGATTCCAGCAAGCTGATGAAAACGTTCTTCACAAGAGTCTCATTCTCCAGAGCGCCAGTGCTTGGGTCCAGTATCAATTCAGCTTTCTGGTTTGGTGAGAGGGAGTCTAGAACTGCCACCTGGGGAGAAGAAGACAACAGAATACAATGCATTAGCCCTCTAAATAGCCATAATTCCACACATGAGCAGTGTCAAACTAGTCAATTCTGGTCATGCAATGAACACTGGCAAACAATTGTTTTACCCCTGAGATGTTGAAGTCTTTGAGATCCGAATAGGTTGTGTACTCGGAGTATGAACCCAGGTTGATTGCAAGCCAGTCATTGTCATCGTGGATGTCCTGCCTGCAAGCTAAAATACATGTATGGccattttggttattgaaaagtgGAGTACATTGATGTTATATTCAATAGAGAAGGAAGCAACATGCCAACTGTTCACTCCTTTCAAAAAAAGCACGCTTCATTCAGCATAGGCGATGAAGAATCAAACAGAAAGCCAATGAGCACAACAACCTGCTTGGTGAGTCCTACCTGGTCCATTGATGAGGTGCACAGATTTCCTCAGGTATTTCAGCAGGACTCTTGCGATTCCTTCTCTTCTATCCTGAGTCATTTCAGGGAAAGCTCTGTCCATTCCATTTACACTGTAAATGGGAAAAGATACACTCATGACGCTTCCACCCCACATTTGCAATAGATTTTAGTCATCGAATCCATGGCTAATTTTAGCAGGAAGTTGGCCCCTACTCACATGACTTGGTAGTTGGTGCAGTTGACGTTTGAGGTAGCAATGGTGAGCATGACTTCATTCAAACTGGGGAGGATGGGAATCAGCTTTACTTCGAACCATGCAATCCAGTCCAGCGTTTCGAACTCTGGGAATTGAAGGCTGATGATGTTGAACGTCTGATTCATCA encodes:
- the LOC118941367 gene encoding uncharacterized protein LOC118941367 encodes the protein MLDLTLMALAPKFDVFEPKDFQLWFQVNLVVLLASFHPGRLVDIPLNITCESYNAIFTGLDQSLESLPPHLSQGVKASLDALMKTFQRCSRPPALIVCKETLVNEKQLCAGFNSTQLKQQMSIGNSNESLCNFNISEYACSSTTILSADNLVTILKCQLSSKKTYSTEMWKLFFQNNAAILDQALLDYSSMNPNTSSPAMPNVLDAIGDVKLNNFMNAQLNNASFVNKLFQKMLRPFLASPSRNFLSCLSSKNFSCQTYQIVYVKP
- the LOC118941502 gene encoding uncharacterized protein LOC118941502 isoform X1; this encodes MLQFWTRLFWITPAWYVESQNYNKMLAICVDFVNTHLFIPFQNPNTSSPAMPNVLDAIGDVKLNNFMNAQLNNASFVDKLFQKMLRPFLASPSRNFLSCLSSKNFSCQTYQIVIETLSNQSASMDREQQRVIFTHYIYPFLSRNDSSDPGCVSNTSGSMDWLQRNFGIFSVFAELQELQVLNPDFSSKESLSLLTPTQVAQLTLTSGALNDTDDIKLVFTRLEEGDAFKNVDEFLTQLTAKEEIPDIHPAVRDVMMNQTFNIISLQFPEFETLDWIAWFEVKLIPILPSLNEVMLTIATSNVNCTNYQVIVNGMDRAFPEMTQDRREGIARVLLKYLRKSVHLINGPACRQDIHDDNDWLAINLGSYSEYTTYSDLKDFNISGVAVLDSLSPNQKAELILDPSTGALENETLVKNVFISLLESPREEQLNEFFVTFVEVTKKVSTSLSGWNGPCTVRPGSRQSHLTKQSG
- the LOC118941502 gene encoding uncharacterized protein LOC118941502 isoform X2 — translated: MWKLFFQNNAAILDQALLDYSSMNPNTSSPAMPNVLDAIGDVKLNNFMNAQLNNASFVDKLFQKMLRPFLASPSRNFLSCLSSKNFSCQTYQIVIETLSNQSASMDREQQRVIFTHYIYPFLSRNDSSDPGCVSNTSGSMDWLQRNFGIFSVFAELQELQVLNPDFSSKESLSLLTPTQVAQLTLTSGALNDTDDIKLVFTRLEEGDAFKNVDEFLTQLTAKEEIPDIHPAVRDVMMNQTFNIISLQFPEFETLDWIAWFEVKLIPILPSLNEVMLTIATSNVNCTNYQVIVNGMDRAFPEMTQDRREGIARVLLKYLRKSVHLINGPACRQDIHDDNDWLAINLGSYSEYTTYSDLKDFNISGVAVLDSLSPNQKAELILDPSTGALENETLVKNVFISLLESPREEQLNEFFVTFVEVTKKVSTSLSGWNGPCTVRPGSRQSHLTKQSG
- the LOC118941368 gene encoding uncharacterized protein LOC118941368, yielding MWKLFFQNNAAILDQALLDYSSVNPNTSSPAMPNVLDAIGDVKLNNFMNAQLNNASFVDKLFQKMLRPFLASPSRNFLSCLSSKNFSCQTYQIVIEALSNQSASMDREQQRVIFTHYIYPFLSRNDSSDPGCVSNTSGSMDWLQRNFGIFSVFAELQELQVLNPDFSSKESLSLLTPTQVAQLTLTSGALNDTDDIKLVFTRLEEGDAFKNVDEFLTQLTAKEEIPDIHPAVRDVMMNQTFNIISLQFPEFETLDWIAWFEVKLIPILPSLNEVMLTIATSNVNCTNYQVIVNGMDRAFPEMTQDRREGIARVLLKYLRKSVHLINGPACRQDIHDDNDWLAINLGSYSEYTTYSDLKDFNISGVAVLDSLSPNQKAELILDPSTGALENETLVKNVFISLLESPREEQLNEFFVTFVEVTKQVSTSLSGWNGPCIENITIITNTAVRDTMLDLTLMALAPKFDVFEPKDFQLWFQVNLVVLLASFHPGRLVDIPLNITCESYNAM